A genome region from Blautia coccoides includes the following:
- a CDS encoding Eco57I restriction-modification methylase domain-containing protein: MIDGIIEQTNLYIDEMPKKERKKYGQFFTSKETAMYMASLFSIAEDKDTLTVLDAGAGSGILSCALVEVVQSRKVVKKVSLTCYETDNNILDILRNNLEYIKNNAEIEFEYEIITENYITSQYLDFNHMIGGNPEPKKYDVVIGNPPYMKIPKDAPEATAMPEVCYGAPNLYFLFASMGIFNLKSNGEMVYIIPRSWTSGAYFKKFREYFLTESKLEHIHLFVSRNKVFDKEDVLQETIIIKVKKTQIQPEEVVVTSSQSNNDFENVTELRAPYGVIVSGADKYVYLVTDQNEIEVLEKLNRLGHTLPDIGLKMKTGLTVDFRNRDILRDESEEGAIPLFYSQHIQDGIVRFPINKEHEYVVTDQKGLKQQNKNYLFVKRFTAKEERRRLQCGVYLSKKYPQYDVISTQNKINFIDGLATELSECVVYGLYALFNSTIYDSYYRILNGSTQVNSTEINAMPVPELGIIQEIGRKIIKTKDLSEENCDKILEEYCG; encoded by the coding sequence CCAATTTATATATAGATGAAATGCCTAAGAAGGAAAGAAAAAAATATGGGCAATTCTTTACGAGCAAAGAAACAGCAATGTATATGGCTAGTTTGTTTTCGATTGCAGAGGATAAAGATACATTAACAGTCCTTGATGCTGGTGCAGGGTCAGGTATTTTGTCCTGTGCTCTTGTTGAGGTAGTGCAAAGCAGGAAAGTAGTGAAGAAAGTAAGTCTTACCTGCTATGAGACAGATAATAATATTTTGGATATATTGAGAAATAACCTAGAGTATATAAAAAACAATGCAGAAATAGAATTTGAGTATGAGATTATAACAGAGAATTATATTACAAGCCAATATCTGGACTTTAATCATATGATAGGTGGAAATCCAGAGCCTAAGAAGTATGATGTTGTAATCGGTAATCCACCTTATATGAAAATTCCGAAAGATGCACCGGAAGCAACTGCAATGCCAGAAGTATGTTACGGAGCACCAAACCTGTATTTCCTGTTTGCATCAATGGGAATTTTTAATTTGAAGTCCAATGGAGAAATGGTATATATTATCCCACGTTCATGGACTTCGGGCGCATATTTTAAAAAATTCAGAGAGTATTTTTTGACAGAGAGTAAGCTGGAGCATATTCATTTATTTGTTAGCAGGAATAAAGTGTTTGACAAAGAAGATGTTTTGCAGGAAACGATTATTATCAAAGTGAAGAAAACGCAGATTCAGCCAGAAGAAGTGGTGGTTACATCTTCACAGAGCAACAATGACTTTGAGAATGTAACGGAATTACGAGCGCCTTATGGCGTTATTGTGTCGGGGGCAGACAAATATGTATATTTGGTTACAGACCAGAATGAAATTGAGGTTTTGGAAAAGCTGAACAGGTTGGGGCATACCTTACCAGATATTGGATTAAAAATGAAAACAGGTTTAACAGTAGATTTTAGAAATCGTGATATTTTGAGGGATGAGAGTGAGGAAGGCGCAATTCCATTATTTTATTCACAGCATATCCAAGATGGTATTGTGAGATTCCCTATTAACAAAGAGCATGAGTATGTTGTTACAGATCAAAAAGGATTGAAGCAGCAAAATAAGAATTATCTATTTGTAAAGCGATTTACAGCAAAAGAGGAAAGACGGCGATTGCAGTGTGGGGTATATTTATCTAAGAAATATCCGCAATATGATGTAATCAGTACACAGAACAAGATTAACTTTATTGATGGGTTGGCTACAGAACTGTCAGAATGTGTGGTTTATGGATTGTATGCTCTCTTTAATTCTACGATTTATGATTCTTATTATAGAATATTGAATGGTTCTACACAGGTAAACTCAACAGAGATAAATGCTATGCCTGTTCCAGAGTTAGGGATTATACAAGAAATAGGCAGAAAAATCATAAAAACAAAAGACTTGTCGGAAGAAAATTGTGACAAGATATTGGAGGAATATTGTGGGTAA